Proteins encoded by one window of Yersinia massiliensis:
- a CDS encoding MlaD family protein yields the protein METRAHHVVIGLFTLIVVTAALLFCLWLTNAGSNRQFNLYDIVFNEPVSGLSQGSTVQYSGIRVGEVTQLRLDRDNPNKVWARVRVSASTPIRQDTQARLTVAGITGTSNIQFSSGNQSSPLLEGEDGEIPIIVATPSPMSQLLANGESFMSNANEVLVRLNQLLEPDNQQRLIKTLDNLALVTQTVADQRSDIRTMLQQLAQASKQANDTLAQTNRLLRNANGLMEGQGKQLLGDAAKTMASLQNTSTILNKLVSENKTSLNNGMQGMNELGPAVDELRRTLATLRAAVSRLEENPAALLRGRERTQEFTPR from the coding sequence ATGGAAACCCGTGCGCACCATGTTGTCATTGGTTTGTTCACTCTCATTGTGGTCACTGCCGCGCTGTTATTTTGCCTATGGCTGACCAACGCTGGCTCAAACCGCCAATTCAATCTGTACGATATCGTCTTCAATGAACCGGTCAGTGGCCTGTCTCAAGGCAGTACAGTGCAATACAGTGGCATTCGTGTCGGTGAAGTGACACAACTACGTTTAGACAGAGATAACCCCAATAAAGTTTGGGCGCGGGTACGCGTATCGGCGTCAACGCCAATCCGCCAAGATACTCAAGCGCGCTTGACGGTAGCCGGGATCACGGGCACTTCAAATATTCAGTTCAGCAGTGGCAACCAATCAAGCCCGTTGCTCGAAGGGGAAGATGGTGAGATCCCGATTATTGTGGCCACCCCATCACCGATGAGCCAGCTATTAGCTAATGGTGAGAGTTTCATGAGTAACGCCAATGAAGTCTTGGTGCGTTTGAATCAGCTTTTGGAACCGGATAACCAACAACGACTGATCAAAACGCTGGATAATCTTGCGTTGGTCACCCAGACCGTGGCGGATCAGCGTTCAGATATCCGCACCATGTTGCAGCAGTTGGCGCAGGCCAGTAAACAGGCCAATGATACGTTAGCACAGACCAATCGCTTACTGCGTAATGCTAATGGATTGATGGAGGGGCAGGGGAAACAACTGCTCGGCGATGCAGCTAAGACCATGGCGTCATTGCAAAATACCAGCACGATCCTCAATAAATTGGTCAGCGAAAATAAAACCTCGCTCAATAACGGCATGCAAGGGATGAATGAACTGGGGCCAGCGGTGGATGAGCTGCGCAGAACATTAGCCACATTGCGCGCCGCCGTTTCCCGTTTGGAAGAAAACCCAGCAGCCTTGCTGCGTGGCCGTGAAAGAACACAGGAGTTTACGCCTCGATGA
- a CDS encoding ABC transporter ATP-binding protein translates to MVSQMSQEAIIQIRGLVNSFGKQTVHQDLNLDVQRGEILGVVGGSGTGKSVLLRSIVGLRRPTGGQIHVFGQDLMALSGQARSMVERRFGVLFQRGALFSSLTVTENVALPLIENAGLPRDEAERLAQVKLALAGLPPGAGSKYPASLSGGMVKRVALARALALDPDILFLDEPTAGLDPIGAAAFDSLIRTLRDALNLTVFLVTHDLDTLYTLCDRVAVLSQKKVLVVDTLDNVAAYPDDWIQAYFHGPRGRAAYQAATNSGERL, encoded by the coding sequence ATGGTGAGCCAAATGTCGCAAGAAGCAATTATTCAAATCCGCGGTTTGGTCAACAGCTTTGGCAAACAGACGGTTCACCAAGACCTGAATCTCGATGTTCAGCGTGGCGAGATCCTTGGCGTAGTGGGGGGATCAGGAACAGGAAAATCCGTCCTGTTACGCAGCATTGTTGGATTGCGCCGCCCCACGGGTGGGCAGATCCATGTTTTTGGTCAGGACTTAATGGCGCTGTCGGGGCAGGCCCGCTCGATGGTTGAACGCCGATTTGGTGTTCTATTTCAACGCGGTGCGCTGTTCAGCTCGCTCACAGTGACTGAAAACGTGGCGCTGCCATTAATTGAAAATGCGGGATTGCCACGGGATGAAGCAGAACGTTTGGCGCAAGTTAAACTGGCATTAGCAGGCTTGCCGCCAGGTGCGGGCAGTAAATATCCAGCATCACTTTCGGGCGGCATGGTTAAACGCGTCGCCTTAGCCCGTGCGCTGGCATTGGATCCCGATATTTTGTTTCTTGATGAGCCGACGGCGGGCCTTGACCCCATTGGGGCGGCAGCATTTGACAGTTTGATTCGGACATTGCGTGATGCTTTAAATTTGACGGTGTTCTTAGTGACTCACGATCTGGATACACTCTATACACTTTGTGATCGAGTGGCGGTGCTTTCGCAGAAGAAAGTGCTGGTAGTGGATACTTTAGATAACGTCGCGGCATACCCTGATGACTGGATTCAGGCGTATTTTCATGGCCCGCGTGGCCGAGCTGCGTATCAGGCAGCAACGAATAGTGGAGAGAGGTTGTAA